Below is a genomic region from Candidatus Aminicenantes bacterium.
GTGTATTGACAGCCGATAATTTGGAACGACTCTTTGTCGATGAAATAGCGGCAAATGGATAAACCGCTGATAAGCAATTCATGGGTGTCATGCCCGGCGAATATCTTGTCGCCTGCATAGTGCACCTGGTATTGGCCAAGGTTCTGCCAGAGATAGATCGGGTCTCGCAGGATGGTTCGCAGAAAATCTTTCGTGGCATCATCACCCAAAGGTGCGCTGCCCTTCGAGTTCGTGATCGTGCCCGTACCATTTTTGATTTCCACGACAACCTTGTCGCCGGGACTGATAACAGTCTGCCTGGAGCATTTGTCCGGGAAGGTCGTGATCCTTTCCAGCGATGAAGTCGTACCGGTTACGATCCAGTCACCCTTTTGGATAACGGTTTTGATTGCCTTGATCTTGTCGCTGCCACCCATGGCGTGAACCGCTTTTTCCAGGATGGCTTTCCCCTTGGCCATGCTTTCATCCTGGGAATACGACGGGGCCGCCAGCAATAGGAGAAAAACCGCAAAAATCAAAATATTCTTCATTCTCTCACCCTGAGATAATTATACACTTTTCCAATAAAGAGAGGGTGCAGGCTATCCTGACACCTCCACCGGCGTGACTCGAACCTGCATCCTGCTGATTAGAAGTTTTCAGCCTGCACCGCTGAAAAGCAAGCAGGAAAAGGCTTTTCGGGTTTTTTTATTGTGTTTGTCATTGTATGGCATTTGCTTGCGTTTTCGGGCATCAACTATTGTTCATGGACACCAAATGGACGCCATATAAATTTGTTTTAAACGAACCAAGGTCAGGTTCTGTCCCTAATCCCTCAAACAACCCCCGGTTAATGGCTATTGAGATCAAAAGAAACCCGCGACGGGTCGTTTGGATCATAGTTCACCTTCACCACCGCTCCGGGCTGAAACTGCGGGATCTCGATGCGTGAGATTCGCATCCTGGTCTCCGCTTTATACGCTTTCTTGCTCTCCGGCCTTACTTCCAGAAGGAAGTCCACGACGGGATCGTTATTCACCGTCATTCCGGTGTCCCGGATTTTCAGGATCGTTGCTTCTGCAGGTTGGCCGGTCTGCTCCAGTTCCTGCGCTTGGCTGTAGCCGGTCATCCTGTCGATCTTTCTGGTAATCACCGAACAGCCGAACAGGGCTGAGATCATGACAACAACCGCTGTCGTTTTTGCAACCCTCATCCTAATCCTCCTTGAATCGTTTTCTTCCAATAACCAATAGGTAAGAACTCGCGCCTAGGGTTGATTATAGCCTACTGGCACCAAAATGGCACCAATGAGATATTTTGGAGATCGAAAAAATCCTGAAACGCTTTACTGACGAGCGCATCCGGCAGGAGTCGAACCTGCAGCCTGCTGATTAGAAATCAGCCGCTCTATCATATGCGCTAAGGGTACCTGTTGAGCCTTAAAAGGGACGGCAAGGTAAAACTTGTAAACTTGATCCGGGTTGACGAACAAATACAGGAATCAACCTGCCGTTCCCATTTTTTCATCGAAGTGATATTGAGGTATAATCGGATCCGGAGGATAAAATGAAAAACGTGGGGATGATGGCCTCAAGACGCGTTTCATGCATCGCCGTCCTAGCCGCCGCCATTCTCAACGCCGGCTGCGCATCAGCCCTGCGAAGCAGGAACGACATATCCGGGAGATATTCACACCCGGGCGGTTGGGGCATTACCATCCGTTCCGACGGCACGTTCACCAGGCAGGATCCGCCAAGCCTCGGCACGCCTTTGGAGGTGCAGGGGCGGTGGAAATTCGTCGACAATCAGGGACTGATCGTGGTCAACACCTTCCAGCAGCCCGACCGCTACCCCATTCGCCTGTCCTGCTCCGACAAACATAATGATCTCCAGGTCAAGGTGGAGAACCTAATGAACGGCATGCCTCTGAAAGAGATCAAGGTGCAAATGAACTGCTGGCACGGATTGGAGGGGAACGATTGCCCCAGTATGGAGCAATCCGCATTGACCGATGAAAATGGCATCGCGATTCTCCCCCGATGCTTGTGCCAAACACGAATGCTGTATGTTTTCATGGATCCCACGAAAACGATCAGCGCCTTCTGGGAGATCAGGGACCCGAAGGCCAATGAGATCACGGTCAAGGTCGACCCCATGGTCTCGGACTTCATCACCGACCAGTTCTGGCTTGTCCGTGGGGGCAAGCTGTACATCTTCTACGATAGTTTCCCCTTGAAACGGACTGGGGACGCTGAAGACGATTGATGGATTGATTGCAGCGCTGGCCCGTCAACAATAGAGCAGCAAGTCTTTTGCGGACTCACTCAGCGCCGAACCCGAGCCGCCAGCGGACGGATTGAGATGATTCTAACAATTCGAACCTCGCCAAGCCAGCAATCTGAATTCGACGATTTGCCAAGGTACTCGACGACCGCGTCCACACTTCCGCCATGCCAGTATCTTGCGAGCAGAGGAGATGACGGCTTTGTCAGGCGTTGTATCGCACGCCGCACACACGGGTCATCGATTCTGAAGCAATACCTCATTTCATTTGGGCCTTCTAGTTGTTCACCGGGATCGGCTGCGTAGATGAAGGCTTCCTCCCAGCTCGTCAGCAATAATCCACGCATCCTGTAGGTGCGGCCAATGTCCGCTGGCCCGGGCATGATGAAGGGGGCGAGCTTAGCTGCATCCGTTTCGGAAACAATACAGCGACGACTGAACGAGCAGCCTGCTAAAATCGGCATTACTGCAAAAGCCAGCGCCAGCCATCTCCAGCGCATCTCCCCTCCTGAAAGAGCATGATAAATAAAAGAAAAAAAGATGTCAAAAAGAGGTACAGGCTAACCTTGCATTTCGAAAATTGACATTTCGGATAACTGCGCTCAAAATGCACGCATAGGGGAAATTGATTTTTGCTGTCGGTCAGTTTTCCTACGGATGCCGGTAGGGAAAGCCCGGCGGAGATGGGGAGACGGATAAAATCGTCGCTTTTTGGGGGAGGGAGTAAAATGAAAAAACTTTTTTGCATCATTCCTTTTGTCTTTCTTGTTACTGTTACGCTTGGTTTTGGTGCCGACCAAT
It encodes:
- a CDS encoding DUF3592 domain-containing protein — encoded protein: MRVAKTTAVVVMISALFGCSVITRKIDRMTGYSQAQELEQTGQPAEATILKIRDTGMTVNNDPVVDFLLEVRPESKKAYKAETRMRISRIEIPQFQPGAVVKVNYDPNDPSRVSFDLNSH